In a genomic window of Arthrobacter woluwensis:
- a CDS encoding DoxX family protein, which produces MASVSTSRTTDTALAVLRIALGVVFFAHGWQKIFTFTLPGVQGSFGQMGVPAADIVGPAVAFLELIGGAALILGLVTRVAGALLALDMLGAIILVHGGSGIFVDQGGMELVLVLGVGSLALALAGAGRFSLDALLFGRRGGRAAQLA; this is translated from the coding sequence ATGGCTTCCGTTTCCACCTCCCGCACCACCGACACCGCTCTGGCCGTACTCCGGATCGCCCTGGGTGTCGTGTTCTTCGCCCATGGCTGGCAGAAGATCTTCACCTTCACCCTTCCCGGAGTTCAGGGCTCCTTCGGCCAGATGGGCGTTCCCGCCGCCGACATCGTCGGCCCGGCGGTCGCGTTCCTCGAACTGATCGGCGGCGCCGCGCTCATCCTCGGCCTGGTGACCCGCGTGGCCGGCGCCCTGCTCGCGCTCGACATGCTCGGCGCCATCATCCTCGTCCACGGCGGGTCCGGGATCTTCGTCGATCAGGGCGGCATGGAGCTCGTGCTGGTTCTCGGCGTCGGCTCGCTGGCCCTCGCCCTGGCCGGCGCCGGGCGGTTCTCGCTCGATGCGCTCCTCTTCGGCCGCCGTGGTGGCCGGGCGGCGCAGCTCGCCTGA
- a CDS encoding Gfo/Idh/MocA family protein: MASLIPRPWLLSQEEQNPAFATGRTFRWGVVSTGNIARSVTADLALLEDAELYAVSSRTQAAADAFAEGHGFAVAYGDDDGALGYQRLFADPAVDVVYVATPHGQHFEIARAALEAGKPVLVEKALTINAREAEELVRLAEAKGLFLMEAMWSRFLPSIQRAFEIAASGELGTVHWISADLGFPCPPNPEARIWARRDGGGALLDLTVYPLLWPLGILGFPDAVDARGTLTDQGVDAQNILSLGYSGGAMATLTSSLLAHGPRSATVAGDQGVLQTFGSVNNPKELHIQTGWDQQRVETFDTVGTGYTYELREVTRCVQQGLTESPTMPWRQSVDVMRLFDGVRAQLGVTYPNDER, from the coding sequence ATGGCTTCCCTCATCCCCCGTCCTTGGCTCCTGTCCCAGGAGGAGCAGAATCCCGCGTTCGCCACCGGCCGGACCTTTCGCTGGGGCGTGGTCTCCACGGGCAACATCGCCCGCTCGGTGACGGCCGATCTGGCCCTGCTGGAGGACGCCGAGCTGTACGCCGTCAGTTCCCGCACCCAGGCCGCCGCGGATGCGTTCGCGGAAGGGCACGGTTTCGCGGTGGCCTATGGCGACGACGACGGCGCCCTCGGCTACCAGCGCCTCTTCGCCGACCCGGCGGTGGACGTCGTCTACGTCGCCACCCCGCATGGCCAGCACTTCGAGATCGCCCGCGCCGCACTGGAAGCCGGAAAGCCCGTCCTGGTCGAGAAGGCCCTGACCATCAACGCCCGGGAAGCCGAGGAGCTCGTCCGGCTCGCCGAGGCGAAGGGGCTGTTCCTCATGGAGGCGATGTGGAGCCGGTTCCTGCCGTCCATCCAGCGCGCCTTCGAGATCGCGGCGAGCGGCGAGCTCGGCACCGTGCACTGGATCTCGGCGGACCTCGGATTCCCGTGCCCGCCGAACCCGGAGGCCCGGATCTGGGCCCGCCGTGACGGTGGCGGCGCGCTTCTGGACCTCACGGTGTACCCGCTGCTCTGGCCCTTGGGCATCCTCGGATTCCCCGACGCCGTGGACGCCCGCGGGACGCTCACGGATCAGGGCGTGGACGCCCAGAACATCCTGAGTCTGGGCTATTCGGGCGGCGCCATGGCCACTCTCACGTCGTCCCTCCTGGCCCACGGACCGCGCAGCGCGACCGTGGCCGGCGACCAGGGCGTCCTCCAGACCTTCGGCTCCGTCAACAACCCGAAGGAACTGCACATCCAGACCGGGTGGGACCAGCAGCGCGTGGAAACGTTCGACACGGTCGGCACCGGCTACACGTACGAACTGCGAGAGGTCACGCGCTGCGTCCAGCAGGGCCTCACGGAGAGCCCCACCATGCCGTGGCGCCAGTCGGTGGATGTCATGCGCCTCTTCGACGGGGTGCGGGCCCAGCTCGGCGTCACCTACCCCAACGACGAGCGCTGA
- the phnE gene encoding phosphonate ABC transporter, permease protein PhnE, which yields MSAPTLKPVATRPGKDPRPALRGRKHWLRWAVVAAVVVFLHVLAIQGTDFQPQLLVDGWKGMAQFLADAFPPDLNWEKTIQPGLDATLVTLWIGLLGTTFSIPTALLLAVLGARTTSPAGWVYQVARAILSFFRAVPDIVFALIFVTAVGLGPFPGVLALICHNTGVMGKLWAEAMEEIDAGPQEALRAAGANRIQQVANATLPMVVPQFVGLLLYRFDVNVRSSLVLGLVGAGGIGLLINQSIKTFRFDAMLTHIIIVLILIVVVDQLSAFVRKRLAA from the coding sequence ATGAGCGCGCCGACCCTGAAGCCCGTGGCCACGCGGCCCGGGAAGGACCCGCGGCCCGCCCTGCGCGGGCGCAAGCACTGGCTCCGCTGGGCGGTGGTGGCCGCCGTCGTCGTGTTCCTCCATGTCCTGGCCATCCAGGGCACCGACTTCCAGCCGCAGCTGCTGGTGGACGGCTGGAAGGGCATGGCCCAGTTCCTCGCGGACGCCTTCCCGCCGGATCTGAACTGGGAGAAGACCATCCAGCCCGGCCTGGACGCGACGCTGGTGACGCTCTGGATCGGTCTGCTGGGGACGACGTTCTCCATTCCGACGGCCCTCCTGCTCGCCGTGCTGGGCGCCCGGACCACCAGCCCCGCCGGCTGGGTCTACCAGGTGGCCCGCGCCATCCTGTCCTTCTTCCGCGCGGTTCCGGACATCGTGTTCGCGCTGATCTTCGTGACGGCCGTCGGCCTGGGTCCGTTCCCCGGCGTGCTGGCGCTGATCTGCCACAACACCGGCGTCATGGGCAAGCTCTGGGCGGAGGCCATGGAGGAGATCGACGCCGGCCCGCAGGAGGCACTGCGCGCGGCCGGCGCCAACCGGATCCAGCAGGTGGCCAACGCGACGCTGCCCATGGTGGTGCCGCAATTCGTGGGTCTGCTGCTCTACCGCTTCGACGTCAATGTCCGTTCCTCCCTGGTCCTCGGTCTCGTGGGCGCGGGTGGCATCGGGCTGCTCATCAACCAGTCCATCAAGACCTTCCGCTTCGATGCGATGCTGACCCACATCATCATCGTGCTCATCCTGATCGTGGTGGTGGATCAGCTCTCCGCTTTCGTCCGCAAGCGCCTGGCGGCCTGA
- a CDS encoding phosphonate ABC transporter ATP-binding protein, with protein sequence MTGPLLEVTSLAKSFGGRKVLDGVDFTVAAGELVAFLGANGSGKSTTLRCVMGITEADAGTIKLGGQDLGLLQGRALQQARGKAAMIFQKIHLVPRRTALENVCAGALARMSTGRSLSPLFFPDSVLEEAMDCLDRVGLADRAHDRVSRLSGGQQQRVAVARALCQRADVVLADEPVSALDPHAAEQVMQLLAGLAHEHGLAVAAVLHQPDLALRHADRAIGLMDGRMVFDSPVSGLGAAQLDHLYAPDRKVAA encoded by the coding sequence ATGACCGGCCCGCTGCTTGAGGTGACCTCCCTCGCCAAATCGTTCGGCGGCCGGAAGGTCCTGGACGGCGTCGACTTCACGGTCGCCGCCGGGGAGCTCGTCGCCTTCCTCGGGGCCAACGGTTCGGGGAAGTCCACGACGCTGCGGTGCGTCATGGGCATCACCGAGGCCGACGCCGGGACCATCAAGCTGGGCGGGCAGGACCTCGGCCTGCTGCAGGGCCGTGCCTTGCAGCAGGCGCGCGGCAAGGCGGCCATGATCTTCCAGAAGATCCACCTGGTCCCCCGCCGCACCGCGCTGGAGAACGTCTGCGCCGGCGCTCTCGCCCGGATGAGCACGGGCCGCAGCCTGAGCCCGCTCTTCTTCCCGGACTCCGTGCTGGAGGAGGCCATGGACTGTCTCGACCGCGTAGGCCTCGCGGACCGCGCCCACGACCGCGTGAGCCGTCTGTCCGGCGGGCAGCAGCAGCGCGTCGCCGTGGCTCGTGCCCTGTGCCAGCGGGCCGATGTGGTGCTGGCCGACGAACCCGTGTCCGCCCTCGACCCTCATGCGGCCGAGCAGGTCATGCAGCTCCTCGCGGGCCTGGCCCACGAGCACGGCCTCGCGGTGGCGGCGGTCCTCCACCAGCCCGACCTCGCCCTGCGGCACGCGGACCGCGCGATCGGTCTCATGGACGGCCGCATGGTGTTCGACTCCCCCGTGTCCGGACTGGGCGCCGCCCAGCTGGACCACCTCTACGCACCGGACAGGAAGGTGGCGGCATGA
- a CDS encoding phosphate/phosphite/phosphonate ABC transporter substrate-binding protein, with protein MKQLSRARITATAALSLTAALALSACGGASQAGTGTASAGDASATCPNGEIKFGIEPYEAPDKLIPAYNVLADALSKKLNCPVKVQVVDDYAAEVLAMRNGKLDLGEFGPLGFVFASQQAGAEPLASFATADKKLSSYKAGIWVPKDSPLKSINDLKGKTLALGSNGSTSGDALPRYALQKAGIAEKDVKLDYAGGHPEALLALKNGKVDAAEINTQTLATATKEGSFKAADFRQIWASDPIPNDPITVRKDADPAFKKAVADALLQLDTKDVAKVGAFLDVTPPGPMVAVTKDDYQPLFDLATALNLTEKNL; from the coding sequence ATGAAGCAGCTTTCGCGCGCCCGGATCACCGCCACGGCGGCCCTCTCGCTCACCGCGGCACTCGCCCTCAGCGCCTGCGGCGGCGCCTCTCAGGCCGGCACGGGCACCGCCTCCGCGGGCGACGCCTCCGCCACGTGCCCCAACGGTGAGATCAAGTTCGGCATCGAGCCGTACGAGGCCCCTGACAAGCTGATCCCGGCCTACAACGTCCTCGCCGACGCCCTCTCCAAGAAGCTCAACTGCCCTGTCAAGGTCCAGGTGGTCGACGACTACGCCGCCGAAGTCCTCGCCATGCGCAACGGCAAGCTCGACCTGGGCGAGTTCGGCCCGCTGGGCTTCGTCTTCGCCAGCCAGCAGGCCGGCGCCGAGCCGCTCGCCTCCTTCGCGACGGCGGACAAGAAGCTCTCGAGCTACAAGGCCGGGATCTGGGTTCCCAAGGACAGCCCCCTGAAGTCCATCAACGACCTCAAGGGCAAGACCCTCGCCCTCGGGTCCAACGGCTCCACCTCCGGTGACGCCCTGCCCCGCTACGCCCTGCAGAAGGCCGGCATCGCTGAGAAGGACGTCAAGCTCGACTACGCCGGCGGCCACCCGGAAGCCCTCCTCGCCCTGAAGAACGGCAAGGTCGACGCGGCCGAGATCAACACCCAGACCCTGGCCACCGCCACCAAGGAAGGCTCCTTCAAGGCAGCCGACTTCCGTCAGATCTGGGCCTCCGACCCCATCCCCAACGACCCGATCACGGTCCGCAAGGATGCCGACCCGGCGTTCAAGAAGGCCGTCGCGGATGCGCTCCTTCAGCTCGACACGAAGGACGTCGCCAAGGTCGGCGCCTTCCTCGACGTGACCCCTCCCGGCCCCATGGTCGCCGTCACGAAGGACGACTACCAGCCGCTCTTCGACCTCGCCACCGCCCTCAACCTGACCGAGAAGAACCTCTGA
- a CDS encoding TIGR03364 family FAD-dependent oxidoreductase, with the protein MNKEISTDLLVVGAGIVGLAHAAVAAERGLTVRVIDRDHQAVGASIRNFGHCCITAQSGELYKLAQASRRQWLKFSELAGFWAATSGAVVVARTEAELAVLRELSATREPGQVTVLDAAATRAKLGPAGTQTGWPGLIGGAFLRDDLRVDPRTTVARIASWLDSLPNADVSWNTSATGFTPLPDGGVRVSTSRGDLTASQVVVCVGHDLDYLFPEEAAAHRIQRCTLTMALGRMPDGFHLGPAVLTATSMLRYPAFVETDAAGALRDEVSTTAPELLEVGANVMFTQRPDGSLLLGDSHHYHQSAPPFLDETVTGTLLEHLESTLGSRPRVIERWQGVYASSEVAPLFQQEVLPQVTAVSVTSGVGMTLSFGLAERTIDALFA; encoded by the coding sequence GTGAACAAGGAAATCTCAACCGACCTCCTGGTGGTCGGCGCCGGCATCGTGGGCCTGGCCCATGCCGCCGTCGCCGCCGAGCGCGGCCTGACCGTCCGCGTGATCGACCGGGATCACCAGGCCGTGGGCGCCTCCATCCGGAACTTCGGCCACTGCTGCATCACCGCCCAGAGCGGGGAGCTCTACAAGCTGGCGCAGGCGTCCCGCCGGCAGTGGCTCAAGTTCTCCGAACTCGCCGGGTTCTGGGCCGCCACCTCGGGCGCCGTCGTCGTCGCCCGCACGGAGGCCGAACTCGCCGTCCTGCGCGAACTCTCCGCCACCCGCGAACCGGGCCAGGTCACCGTCCTCGACGCGGCCGCCACCCGCGCCAAGCTCGGACCCGCGGGCACGCAGACCGGCTGGCCCGGGCTGATCGGTGGGGCGTTCCTCCGCGACGATCTGCGTGTCGACCCCCGCACGACCGTGGCCCGGATCGCGTCCTGGCTGGATTCCCTGCCGAACGCCGACGTCTCCTGGAACACCTCGGCCACCGGCTTCACCCCGCTGCCCGACGGCGGCGTCCGGGTCAGCACCTCCCGCGGCGACCTCACCGCCTCCCAGGTCGTGGTGTGCGTGGGGCACGATCTGGACTACCTCTTCCCGGAGGAGGCCGCCGCGCACCGCATCCAGCGCTGCACGCTCACCATGGCGCTCGGCCGCATGCCCGACGGCTTCCACCTGGGCCCGGCGGTCCTCACCGCGACCTCCATGCTCCGCTACCCCGCCTTCGTCGAGACCGATGCCGCAGGAGCCCTGCGCGACGAGGTCTCGACCACCGCGCCCGAGCTGCTGGAAGTCGGCGCGAACGTCATGTTCACCCAGCGGCCTGACGGCTCCCTCCTGCTGGGCGACTCGCACCACTACCACCAGAGCGCCCCGCCCTTCCTGGACGAAACCGTCACCGGCACCCTCCTGGAGCACCTCGAGTCGACCCTCGGGTCACGGCCCCGGGTCATCGAGCGGTGGCAGGGCGTGTACGCCTCCTCGGAGGTCGCGCCGCTCTTCCAGCAGGAGGTCCTCCCGCAGGTCACCGCCGTGTCCGTCACCTCGGGCGTCGGCATGACACTCTCGTTCGGCCTGGCCGAGCGCACCATCGACGCCCTCTTCGCCTGA
- a CDS encoding GntR family transcriptional regulator gives MSIQPTSPLHRRLSEEFMARINNGTWPAGSRLPSEAELCREFGTSRGPIRQALAFLRSEGAISGGRGRSPVVRGGVPSQSFSTFNSFTEWARKMGKEPGQRTVEVAIRQAGPEAAAALDIAVGDKVVDVVRVRYLDGEVAMLETSTFIHEVGRLLLDFDTDGGSIFEFLRQQGIRIHSARHTIDAVAASPAQAEALGTQPGSPLLRERRLTATEDGTHVELAEDCYLPGITNFSIDNTVEQRAALIRIHTEGH, from the coding sequence GTGAGCATTCAGCCGACATCACCGCTGCACCGCCGCCTGAGCGAAGAGTTCATGGCCCGCATCAACAACGGCACCTGGCCGGCCGGGAGCCGTCTCCCGAGCGAGGCCGAGCTGTGCCGCGAATTCGGCACCAGCAGGGGCCCCATCCGCCAGGCACTCGCCTTCCTCAGGAGCGAAGGCGCCATCAGTGGCGGGCGCGGGCGCTCGCCGGTGGTGCGGGGCGGTGTGCCGTCCCAGTCCTTCTCCACCTTCAACTCCTTCACCGAGTGGGCCCGGAAGATGGGCAAGGAGCCGGGCCAGCGCACCGTGGAGGTCGCCATCCGGCAGGCCGGCCCCGAGGCCGCGGCGGCGCTGGACATCGCGGTGGGGGACAAGGTGGTGGACGTCGTGCGCGTCCGCTACCTCGACGGCGAGGTGGCGATGCTGGAGACCAGCACGTTCATCCACGAGGTGGGCCGGCTGCTCCTGGACTTCGACACCGACGGCGGTTCCATCTTCGAATTCCTCCGGCAGCAGGGCATCCGGATCCACAGCGCCCGCCACACGATCGACGCGGTCGCGGCCTCGCCGGCTCAGGCCGAGGCCCTCGGGACCCAGCCGGGTTCGCCCCTGCTGCGGGAACGGCGCCTGACCGCCACGGAGGACGGGACGCATGTGGAGCTCGCCGAGGACTGCTACCTGCCGGGCATCACCAACTTCAGCATCGACAACACCGTGGAACAGCGGGCAGCGCTGATCCGCATCCACACCGAAGGACACTGA
- a CDS encoding phosphonatase-like hydrolase → MTHLVACDMAGTTIDEHGDVYRALAQSVEEAGVRTTEEDVQAWMGADKVEAITALLKLGGHDADPATVAHSFSRFREILAALYAENPPTALPGVEEALNGLRARGVKVALTTGFSADVAHPLLHALNWTTADAPDAGQAALVLDAVVTSDEVSAGRPAPFMIHRAMERTGVLDVRDVLAVGDTVNDLQAAEHAGVRGIGVLTGKLGREELAAHPHEAILESVADLPALV, encoded by the coding sequence ATGACGCATCTGGTCGCCTGTGACATGGCCGGCACCACCATCGACGAGCACGGCGACGTGTACCGCGCCCTGGCCCAGAGCGTGGAGGAGGCGGGGGTTCGCACCACCGAGGAGGACGTCCAGGCCTGGATGGGCGCGGACAAGGTGGAGGCCATCACGGCGCTGCTGAAGCTCGGGGGCCACGACGCCGACCCGGCCACCGTGGCGCACTCCTTCTCCCGCTTCCGCGAGATCCTCGCCGCCCTGTACGCGGAGAACCCGCCCACCGCTTTGCCGGGCGTCGAGGAGGCCCTGAACGGGCTGCGGGCGCGCGGCGTGAAGGTGGCCCTGACCACCGGCTTCTCCGCCGACGTCGCGCATCCTCTGTTGCACGCGCTGAACTGGACGACCGCGGACGCTCCCGACGCCGGCCAGGCGGCGCTCGTGCTCGACGCGGTGGTCACGAGCGACGAGGTGAGCGCGGGCCGGCCCGCGCCGTTCATGATCCACCGGGCCATGGAGCGCACCGGGGTCCTGGATGTGCGGGACGTCCTGGCGGTGGGGGACACCGTCAACGACCTGCAGGCCGCGGAGCATGCTGGGGTCCGGGGCATTGGCGTCCTGACCGGCAAGCTGGGCCGCGAGGAGCTGGCCGCGCACCCGCACGAGGCCATCCTCGAGTCCGTGGCGGACCTCCCGGCGCTCGTCTGA
- a CDS encoding substrate-binding domain-containing protein, which translates to MRMFGKAGKVAAITAIAALALTACGRSESGSSGNASGAAGFAKDALIGVALPQKTSENWVLAEKLFNDGLTGAGFKADVQFANGGVSEQQNQISSMVTKGAKVIVVGAIDGSQLGTQLKQAHDNGAIVIAYDRLVKNTDAVDYYVAYDNFKVGELQGQALLDGMKSKKASGPYNVELFAGSPDDANAKVFFDGAMSVLKPKIDDGTLKVVSGQKSFEQAVTQGWKAENAQKRMDTILAGSYGSASLDGVLSPNDTLARAILTSVKAAGKPTPVVTGQDSEVESVKSIMAGQQYSTINKDTRKLVEHALEMVKGLQAGNKPEINDDKSYNNGVKVVPAFLLPPVIVTKENVKTAYEGDPVLGPITK; encoded by the coding sequence ATGCGCATGTTCGGAAAAGCGGGCAAAGTCGCCGCCATCACCGCCATCGCCGCGCTGGCTCTCACGGCCTGTGGCCGCAGCGAGTCCGGCTCCAGCGGGAACGCCTCCGGCGCGGCCGGTTTCGCCAAGGACGCCCTGATCGGCGTCGCTCTTCCCCAGAAGACCAGTGAGAACTGGGTCCTCGCGGAGAAGCTCTTCAACGACGGTCTGACCGGTGCCGGTTTCAAGGCTGACGTCCAGTTCGCCAACGGTGGCGTCTCGGAGCAGCAGAACCAGATCAGCTCCATGGTCACCAAGGGCGCCAAGGTCATCGTGGTCGGCGCCATCGACGGCTCCCAGCTCGGCACCCAGCTGAAGCAGGCTCACGACAACGGCGCGATCGTCATCGCCTATGACCGCCTGGTCAAGAACACCGACGCCGTGGACTACTACGTGGCTTACGACAACTTCAAGGTCGGCGAGCTGCAGGGCCAGGCCCTGCTCGACGGCATGAAGTCCAAGAAGGCCAGCGGCCCGTACAACGTCGAGCTCTTCGCGGGCTCCCCGGATGACGCCAACGCGAAGGTCTTCTTCGACGGCGCCATGAGCGTGCTGAAGCCGAAGATCGACGACGGCACCCTCAAGGTCGTCTCCGGTCAGAAGAGCTTCGAGCAGGCCGTGACCCAGGGCTGGAAGGCCGAGAACGCCCAGAAGCGCATGGACACCATCCTGGCCGGCAGCTACGGCTCCGCCTCGCTGGACGGCGTGCTCTCCCCGAACGACACCCTGGCCCGCGCCATCCTGACCTCGGTCAAGGCCGCCGGCAAGCCGACCCCTGTGGTCACCGGTCAGGATTCCGAGGTCGAGTCCGTGAAGTCCATCATGGCGGGTCAGCAGTACTCCACCATCAACAAGGACACCCGCAAGCTCGTGGAGCACGCTCTCGAGATGGTCAAGGGTCTGCAGGCCGGCAACAAGCCGGAGATCAATGACGACAAGTCCTACAACAACGGCGTGAAGGTCGTTCCGGCCTTCCTGCTCCCCCCGGTCATCGTGACCAAGGAGAACGTCAAGACCGCTTACGAAGGCGATCCGGTCCTCGGCCCGATCACCAAGTGA
- the mmsB gene encoding multiple monosaccharide ABC transporter permease, whose product MNALKKIFGGDTRQFGMIFALVFLIVFFQILTGGITLTPENIINLFNGNSYILILAIGMVLVIIAGHIDLSVGSVAAFVGISVALIVRDWGVPSWVGILIGLLLGAIVGAWQGFWVAYVGIPAFIVTLAGMLLFRGLNQLLGKSNTIPVPNDFQTIGAGYLPEVGPDTGFNNLTLLLGLAAIAAIIWGELRRRKAAQALGADVDEMWVVVTRLVLICGAIAYATYLFATGRPGTSFPVPGIILAVLVLIYGFITSRTIVGRHIYAVGGNKHAAELSGVQAKRIDFLVMMNMSILAGLAGMIFVARSTASGPFDGVGWELDAIAAVFIGGAAVSGGVGTVVGSIVGGLVMALLNNGLQLMSVGADWTQIIKGLVLLVAVAFDVYNKSQGKRSITGLLLKNFGSKTETKAA is encoded by the coding sequence ATGAACGCACTCAAAAAGATCTTCGGCGGCGACACCCGTCAGTTCGGCATGATCTTCGCCCTCGTCTTCCTGATCGTCTTCTTCCAGATCCTGACCGGCGGCATCACCCTCACGCCCGAGAACATCATCAACCTGTTCAACGGCAACTCCTACATCCTGATCCTCGCGATCGGCATGGTGCTCGTCATCATCGCCGGGCACATCGATCTCTCGGTCGGCTCGGTGGCGGCCTTCGTGGGCATCAGCGTCGCCCTGATCGTCCGGGACTGGGGCGTCCCCTCCTGGGTGGGCATCCTGATCGGCCTGCTGCTGGGCGCGATCGTGGGAGCGTGGCAGGGCTTCTGGGTGGCCTACGTCGGCATCCCGGCGTTCATCGTCACGCTGGCCGGCATGCTGCTCTTCCGCGGTCTGAACCAGCTCCTCGGCAAGTCGAACACCATCCCCGTCCCGAACGACTTCCAGACCATCGGCGCCGGCTACCTGCCGGAGGTCGGTCCCGACACCGGGTTCAACAACCTCACGCTGCTGCTGGGCCTCGCCGCCATCGCCGCCATCATCTGGGGTGAACTGCGCCGCCGCAAGGCCGCCCAGGCCCTCGGTGCCGACGTCGACGAGATGTGGGTCGTCGTCACTCGCCTGGTGCTCATCTGCGGCGCCATCGCCTACGCGACGTACCTCTTCGCCACCGGCCGTCCGGGCACGTCCTTCCCGGTGCCGGGCATCATCCTCGCGGTCCTCGTCCTGATCTACGGCTTCATCACCTCCCGCACGATCGTCGGCCGCCACATCTACGCCGTGGGCGGCAACAAGCACGCGGCCGAGCTCTCCGGCGTGCAGGCCAAGCGCATCGACTTCCTGGTCATGATGAACATGTCGATCCTGGCGGGTCTGGCCGGCATGATCTTCGTCGCCCGTTCCACCGCCTCCGGCCCGTTCGACGGTGTCGGCTGGGAGCTCGACGCCATCGCGGCCGTGTTCATCGGTGGCGCGGCGGTCTCCGGCGGTGTGGGCACCGTGGTGGGTTCCATCGTCGGTGGTCTCGTCATGGCCCTGCTGAACAACGGTCTGCAGCTCATGAGCGTGGGCGCCGACTGGACTCAGATCATCAAGGGTCTGGTGCTCCTGGTCGCCGTCGCGTTCGATGTCTACAACAAGTCCCAGGGCAAGCGGTCCATCACCGGCCTGCTGCTCAAGAACTTCGGATCCAAAACCGAAACCAAGGCCGCCTGA
- the mmsA gene encoding multiple monosaccharide ABC transporter ATP-binding protein, whose product MSETSTAPTILEMRSITKEFPGVKALSEVNLKVKVAEIHAICGENGAGKSTLMKVLSGVYPYGTYAGDIVYQNEVQQFRDIRASEAAGIVIIHQELALIPELSIMENIFLGNEPTRFGVINWSEARLRSKDLLARVGLSDDPDTPVKEIGVGKQQLVEIAKALNKSVKLLILDEPTAALNESDSQHLLDLLLGLKSRGITSIIISHKLNEIEQIADSITIIRDGKSIETLDVKADGVNEDRIIKGMVGRSLESRFPDHTPNIGEVFFEVKDWTVAHPQIEDRLVCKGSNFFVRRGEIVGFAGLMGAGRTELARSLFGHSYGRFISGTVIKDGKEIRMNTVRQAIDHGLGYVTEDRKSLGLNLLDDIKTTTVAANLKGVSKHNVVNEDREFEVAEDYRKSLRTKTPSVEEGVAKLSGGNQQKVVLAKWMFTDPDLLILDEPTRGIDVGAKYEIYGIIQRLASQGKGVIVISSELPELLGLSDRIYTIFEGSVTGVVNKDDATQENLMKLMTAKRQAA is encoded by the coding sequence ATGTCTGAGACCAGCACCGCCCCGACGATCCTGGAAATGCGATCCATCACCAAGGAGTTCCCGGGCGTCAAAGCGCTCTCCGAGGTGAACCTGAAAGTGAAGGTCGCCGAGATCCACGCCATCTGCGGCGAAAACGGGGCCGGGAAATCCACACTCATGAAGGTGCTCTCCGGGGTGTACCCGTACGGCACCTATGCCGGGGACATCGTGTACCAGAACGAAGTTCAGCAGTTCCGGGACATCCGCGCCAGCGAAGCCGCCGGCATCGTGATCATCCACCAGGAACTCGCGCTCATCCCCGAGCTGTCCATCATGGAGAACATCTTCCTGGGCAATGAACCCACCCGGTTCGGGGTGATCAACTGGTCCGAGGCACGCCTCCGCTCCAAGGACCTGCTGGCCCGCGTCGGCCTGAGCGATGATCCTGACACCCCGGTCAAGGAGATCGGCGTCGGCAAGCAGCAGCTCGTGGAGATCGCCAAGGCGCTCAACAAGTCCGTGAAGCTTCTGATCCTGGACGAGCCCACCGCCGCTCTGAACGAGAGCGACTCCCAGCACCTGCTCGACCTGCTGCTCGGCCTGAAGAGCAGGGGCATCACGTCGATCATCATCTCCCACAAGCTCAACGAGATCGAACAGATCGCGGACTCCATCACCATCATCCGTGACGGCAAGTCCATCGAGACTCTGGACGTCAAGGCAGACGGCGTCAACGAGGACCGGATCATCAAGGGCATGGTGGGCCGCAGCCTGGAATCCCGTTTCCCGGACCACACGCCGAACATCGGCGAGGTGTTCTTCGAGGTCAAGGACTGGACCGTGGCCCACCCGCAGATCGAGGACCGCCTCGTGTGCAAGGGCTCGAACTTCTTCGTCCGCCGCGGCGAGATCGTCGGCTTCGCAGGACTCATGGGCGCCGGGCGCACCGAACTCGCCCGTTCCCTCTTCGGCCACTCTTATGGCCGCTTCATCTCCGGAACCGTCATCAAGGACGGCAAGGAGATCAGGATGAACACGGTCCGCCAGGCCATCGACCACGGCCTGGGGTACGTGACCGAGGACCGCAAGTCCCTTGGCCTGAACCTCCTGGACGACATCAAGACCACCACCGTCGCCGCGAACCTCAAGGGCGTGAGCAAGCACAACGTGGTGAACGAGGACCGCGAGTTCGAGGTCGCGGAGGACTACCGGAAGTCCCTGCGCACCAAGACCCCCTCGGTCGAGGAAGGCGTCGCGAAGCTCTCCGGCGGCAACCAGCAGAAGGTGGTCCTGGCCAAGTGGATGTTCACGGACCCTGATCTCCTGATCCTGGACGAACCGACCCGTGGCATCGACGTGGGCGCCAAGTACGAGATCTACGGCATCATCCAGCGCCTGGCCAGCCAGGGCAAGGGCGTGATCGTGATCTCCTCCGAGCTGCCGGAACTGCTCGGGCTTTCGGACCGCATCTACACGATCTTCGAAGGCTCGGTGACCGGTGTCGTGAACAAGGACGACGCCACTCAGGAGAACTTGATGAAGCTCATGACCGCCAAACGTCAGGCCGCCTGA